The proteins below are encoded in one region of Shewanella putrefaciens:
- a CDS encoding cystathionine beta-lyase: MTDKHQLATQIVSLGRDKKWTKGVINPPVFRASTIVFDTMEDMRHAAKNKTNGEMFYGRRGTPTHFAFQAAIAELEGGVGTALYPSGAAAISAALLSFLKTGDHLLMVDSVYEPTRDLCTHILGGFGIETTYYDPLIGAGISDLIRPTTKVLFLESPGSITMEVQDVPTLCRIAHEHGLITMLDNTWASPINSKPFEMGVDISIQAATKYIVGHSDVMLGTATANEKYWPQLREHSYLMGQTTSPDDVYLAARGLRTLGVRMAQHEKNALVVANWLKTRPEVDHLRHPAFETCPGHEFFKRDFSASNGLFSFVLKQGDADAVTALVENMSHFKMGFSWGGYESLILGIFGIDKIRSATQWDASKPLIRLHIGLEDPADLIADLTAGFERFNAVLAAKAG; the protein is encoded by the coding sequence ATGACAGATAAACACCAGCTCGCCACCCAAATCGTCAGCTTAGGTCGAGACAAAAAATGGACTAAAGGCGTGATCAATCCCCCCGTGTTTCGCGCATCGACCATAGTGTTTGACACTATGGAGGACATGCGCCACGCCGCCAAAAACAAGACCAATGGCGAGATGTTTTATGGCCGCCGTGGCACCCCGACCCATTTTGCCTTTCAGGCCGCCATTGCCGAGCTTGAAGGTGGCGTGGGCACCGCACTCTACCCTTCAGGCGCGGCGGCAATCAGTGCGGCGCTGCTGTCATTTTTAAAAACGGGCGATCATCTGTTAATGGTTGATAGCGTGTATGAGCCCACACGGGATCTTTGTACCCATATCTTAGGGGGTTTTGGTATCGAAACCACTTACTACGATCCGCTGATTGGCGCGGGAATTTCCGACCTTATTCGCCCCACTACTAAGGTGTTGTTTTTAGAGTCTCCCGGCTCCATCACCATGGAAGTACAGGATGTGCCGACCTTATGCCGTATCGCCCACGAACATGGGCTGATAACGATGCTCGACAACACTTGGGCATCCCCAATCAATAGCAAACCCTTTGAGATGGGGGTGGATATTTCTATTCAGGCGGCGACCAAATATATCGTCGGCCACTCGGATGTGATGTTAGGTACGGCCACAGCCAATGAAAAATACTGGCCACAATTGCGTGAACACAGCTATTTAATGGGGCAAACCACCTCCCCCGACGATGTTTATCTTGCCGCCCGCGGCCTGCGCACCTTAGGCGTGCGCATGGCGCAGCATGAAAAAAATGCCCTCGTGGTCGCCAACTGGTTAAAAACGCGCCCTGAAGTGGATCATCTCCGCCACCCCGCCTTTGAGACTTGCCCCGGCCACGAGTTCTTTAAACGCGACTTTAGCGCCTCCAACGGTTTGTTCTCCTTTGTATTAAAACAGGGCGATGCCGATGCGGTCACCGCACTGGTTGAAAATATGAGTCACTTTAAGATGGGCTTCTCCTGGGGCGGCTACGAGAGCTTGATTTTAGGGATTTTCGGTATTGATAAAATCCGCTCTGCTACCCAGTGGGATGCGAGTAAACCCTTAATTCGCTTGCATATAGGATTAGAAGATCCCGCCGATTTAATCGCGGATCTCACTGCAGGGTTTGAGCGCTTTAATGCAGTGCTGGCGGCTAAAGCTGGCTAA
- the pdsS gene encoding proteobacterial dedicated sortase system histidine kinase — MTRFPFGLRTKVIGLSLFLLCLPWLGYQYVWEMEKYLRHGQERTLEGTTQALATALHERPKLFDGQASFLKQVEKSRDLYAYPLAGAILLDGKLNEWQEYLHRFIQYGEAHQIMRADPNTPLTLSFTHMVGQYDGYLYAFFQVVDPNLVYRGKNALSVDRNDHLSIATLAPDNQFKRYIVATTQPGWISAFELPANPKQTVPVTPEVRIQGQWAATDVGYNIELRIPLDMVGSKLGFAINDVNDNKYRDVSAIVGTSALDTVDKLGTVLVPSPEIENIIKGMSHYSSRVWVVDKHGRVLAKSGDIRANSSVWTRTLEDEASNSLWESFKRNYLHPLYYKILTKPPKDFIDSLQDSTELDGSHIRKALAGQQSSTWRLTPDNKAVVLAAASPIWIDNNVMGAVVAEETTHGIRTLRNRALEKLFNVILTIMSMGTLALFFFASSISNRIRKLRDEAENAIDSQGRVRNNLKPSKARDEIGDLSRSFSSIVGRLGQYTHYLENMSSRLSHELRTPVAVVRSSLEHLNLQTLDKDTQKYVDRAQEGVSRLSMILNNMSEATRLEQSLTQAELTQFPLSQVVSGCMQGYQMTYPEQHFSVKVPEQPLMMQGVPEYIAQLMDKLIANALEFCDTGSAIEVTLTPVGKQATLLISNLGPELPVDMSEQIFDSMVSVRINQAQDKPHLGLGLYIARLIAEFHQGKILARNRSDHKGVDILVTLPLN, encoded by the coding sequence ATGACACGTTTCCCCTTCGGTCTTCGTACCAAAGTCATTGGCCTCAGCCTATTTTTACTCTGCCTACCTTGGCTGGGGTACCAATATGTGTGGGAAATGGAAAAATACCTACGCCACGGCCAGGAGCGCACCCTAGAAGGCACGACCCAGGCATTGGCCACCGCCCTGCACGAACGCCCAAAACTGTTCGATGGCCAAGCAAGCTTCTTAAAGCAGGTGGAAAAAAGCCGCGATCTCTATGCCTATCCGCTGGCAGGGGCGATTTTGCTCGACGGAAAACTCAATGAATGGCAGGAATACCTGCATAGGTTTATCCAATACGGGGAGGCGCACCAAATTATGCGTGCCGATCCCAACACTCCTTTGACCTTAAGTTTTACCCATATGGTTGGCCAGTACGATGGTTATCTGTATGCCTTCTTTCAAGTCGTTGATCCTAATTTAGTTTATCGAGGAAAAAATGCGCTGAGTGTCGATAGAAACGATCATCTTTCCATCGCCACCCTCGCCCCCGACAATCAATTCAAGCGCTATATTGTCGCTACGACTCAACCCGGCTGGATCAGCGCCTTCGAACTGCCCGCCAATCCTAAGCAGACAGTGCCCGTCACACCAGAGGTGCGCATTCAAGGGCAATGGGCCGCCACGGATGTGGGCTACAATATTGAACTGCGGATCCCACTCGATATGGTGGGGAGCAAACTCGGCTTTGCCATCAATGATGTGAATGACAATAAATACCGCGATGTCAGCGCCATTGTGGGCACCTCCGCCCTAGACACAGTCGATAAACTGGGAACTGTCCTAGTACCATCACCAGAAATTGAAAATATTATCAAAGGGATGAGCCATTACAGCTCGCGGGTTTGGGTAGTGGATAAACACGGCCGCGTGCTGGCAAAATCCGGTGATATTCGAGCGAATAGCAGCGTCTGGACCCGCACCTTAGAGGATGAGGCATCAAACTCCCTGTGGGAGAGTTTCAAGCGCAATTACCTGCATCCGCTTTACTATAAAATTCTGACTAAGCCACCGAAGGATTTTATCGACTCACTGCAGGACTCCACCGAACTCGACGGTAGCCATATTCGTAAGGCCCTCGCGGGGCAGCAAAGCTCGACATGGCGCTTAACCCCTGACAACAAAGCTGTGGTGCTCGCCGCCGCCAGCCCAATTTGGATTGATAACAATGTGATGGGCGCCGTCGTTGCCGAAGAAACCACCCACGGCATTCGCACCCTACGCAACCGTGCCCTGGAAAAGTTGTTTAACGTCATCCTGACCATTATGAGCATGGGCACTCTGGCGCTATTTTTCTTCGCCTCGAGTATCTCTAACCGCATCCGCAAACTGCGGGATGAGGCAGAAAATGCCATCGACAGCCAAGGTCGAGTCCGTAATAACCTTAAGCCCTCTAAGGCACGGGATGAAATTGGCGATCTCTCCCGCAGTTTCTCCAGCATTGTGGGGCGCCTTGGCCAGTACACCCATTACCTTGAAAATATGTCATCGCGCCTGTCCCACGAGCTACGCACCCCCGTCGCCGTGGTGCGCTCATCCCTCGAACATTTAAATCTGCAAACCTTAGATAAAGACACCCAAAAATACGTTGACCGTGCCCAGGAAGGTGTCAGCCGCCTAAGCATGATCTTAAATAATATGAGCGAAGCGACTCGCCTAGAGCAAAGCTTAACCCAAGCGGAACTCACGCAATTTCCGCTGTCTCAGGTGGTGAGCGGTTGTATGCAAGGCTATCAAATGACCTATCCAGAACAACACTTTAGCGTCAAAGTGCCCGAACAGCCGCTGATGATGCAAGGGGTCCCAGAGTATATTGCCCAGTTAATGGATAAACTTATCGCCAATGCGCTCGAGTTCTGTGATACGGGCAGCGCCATCGAAGTCACGCTTACCCCTGTCGGCAAACAAGCAACCTTACTTATCAGTAATTTAGGGCCAGAATTACCCGTCGATATGTCGGAGCAGATTTTTGATTCTATGGTCTCAGTACGGATAAACCAAGCCCAAGATAAACCCCACCTAGGGCTAGGTCTATACATTGCACGGCTGATCGCCGAGTTTCACCAAGGTAAAATCCTTGCCCGCAACCGCAGCGATCATAAAGGGGTTGATATCCTAGTCACGCTGCCTTTGAACTAA
- the pdsR gene encoding proteobacterial dedicated sortase system response regulator, giving the protein MKRIAIVEDEAAIRENYKDVLQQHGYSVQTYADRPSAMLAFNTRLPDLAIIDIGLGNEIDGGFMLCQSLRAMSNTLPIIFLTARDSDFDTVCGLRLGADDYLSKEVSFPHLTARLAALFRRSELAASQTPKENLLERGPLTIDANRMQVYWDQHPIELTVTEFWMVHALAKHPGHVRSRHELMQEAKIFVDDSTITSHVKRIRKKFMAAAPEFDCIDTVYGMGYRWDSLA; this is encoded by the coding sequence ATGAAACGTATCGCCATAGTGGAAGATGAGGCCGCCATTCGCGAAAACTATAAGGATGTGCTGCAACAGCACGGCTACAGCGTACAAACCTATGCCGACAGACCCTCGGCCATGCTGGCTTTTAACACGCGTTTACCGGATTTGGCGATTATCGACATAGGCTTAGGCAACGAGATCGACGGGGGTTTTATGCTGTGCCAATCCCTGCGGGCCATGTCCAATACCTTGCCCATCATCTTTTTGACCGCCCGCGACAGTGACTTCGATACTGTGTGTGGCCTGCGCTTAGGCGCCGATGATTACTTAAGCAAAGAAGTCAGCTTTCCCCATTTAACCGCCCGTTTAGCCGCCCTGTTTCGCCGCTCGGAATTGGCCGCCAGCCAAACACCGAAGGAAAACCTGCTCGAACGCGGCCCACTGACCATTGATGCCAATCGCATGCAGGTATATTGGGATCAACACCCCATAGAGCTAACTGTCACCGAGTTTTGGATGGTGCATGCCCTCGCCAAACACCCTGGCCATGTGCGCAGTCGCCACGAACTGATGCAGGAGGCAAAAATTTTCGTCGATGACAGCACCATAACCTCCCATGTAAAGCGCATTCGTAAAAAATTTATGGCAGCGGCACCAGAGTTTGACTGTATCGATACCGTCTACGGCATGGGCTATCGCTGGGATAGCCTTGCTTAA
- a CDS encoding marine proteobacterial sortase target protein — MTTGKRIKEVSEAVATLMIAVAICWCLPFVVLASPNSPGTQLESGNVPSMQDGLSLPQPSTFDYQDVTQGILVYQNPNGALVPSLPLDTQVSMRVSGLSNRVSVKQIFHNNSEFVLNGQYLFPLPNEAAVDSLRLHIGQRIIEGQIHPRAEAKQRFEQAKAEGKRASLVSQERPNMFTTEVANLAPGEQLVVEISYQEVIKYEDGLFSLRFPLVVAPRYIPGKTTDNGEGTDRVTSAQVFDAERIVAPIRGADVEYSPELKADISVDLGEGVETRAVESLYHHIKLNEEHGSTRVSLVNSVPANRDFVLQWRLKQGQSPLAWVFNQRGKTHHNESDVLPQGAGNTIEDSYSLVMVLPPKADKHSQMRLPRELILVIDTSGSMAGDPIVQAKNALLYALNGLTAQDSFNIIEFNSQMSQLSSASLSATSSNLARARQFVNRLQADGGTEMALALKAALATNDQNVTQETQFLRQVIFMTDGSVGNEQALFDLIRYQIGDSRLFTVGIGSAPNSHFMQRAAELGRGTFTYIGKVEEVDQKISELLNKIQYPVLTDIHVRFDDGNIPDYWPSTIPDLYQGEPVLISLKRSERESKGLVITGRQGHKNWQQSLSLMDNLAAIPDQNAGLDLLWARKQIAALELSKNGANDDRVKQQIIALSLNYHLVSAYTSLVAVDLTPIESNAMGRDAVVRQHLPLGWQPLGILPQTATASRLDILLGAISLFIALLLAASMLKQRRVERANLLALKTKPLV, encoded by the coding sequence ATGACCACAGGGAAAAGAATTAAAGAAGTCAGTGAAGCCGTTGCAACACTCATGATAGCCGTCGCGATTTGTTGGTGTTTACCCTTTGTTGTGCTGGCTTCACCCAATAGCCCCGGGACGCAACTTGAGTCTGGTAATGTGCCGTCAATGCAGGATGGGCTTTCACTGCCGCAGCCATCGACATTCGATTACCAAGATGTGACTCAAGGTATCTTGGTATACCAAAATCCCAATGGTGCCTTAGTGCCTTCCTTACCCTTAGACACACAAGTGTCGATGCGCGTCTCTGGCCTAAGCAATAGGGTGAGCGTTAAGCAAATTTTTCATAACAACAGCGAATTTGTGCTCAATGGCCAATATCTGTTCCCTCTACCGAATGAGGCGGCGGTGGATTCACTCCGGCTGCACATAGGTCAGCGTATTATTGAAGGCCAAATTCATCCAAGGGCCGAGGCAAAACAACGCTTTGAGCAAGCTAAAGCCGAGGGCAAGCGCGCAAGCTTAGTGAGTCAGGAGCGGCCCAATATGTTCACGACCGAGGTGGCGAATCTTGCGCCTGGTGAGCAACTCGTGGTCGAAATTAGCTATCAAGAAGTCATTAAATATGAAGATGGTTTGTTTAGTCTACGGTTTCCCTTGGTCGTGGCCCCGCGTTATATCCCCGGAAAGACAACCGATAATGGCGAGGGCACTGACCGAGTGACCAGTGCTCAAGTGTTTGATGCCGAGCGAATTGTTGCCCCTATTCGCGGGGCTGATGTGGAGTATTCCCCTGAGCTTAAGGCCGATATTTCGGTGGATCTGGGGGAGGGCGTCGAGACCCGTGCGGTTGAAAGTTTGTACCATCACATCAAACTCAATGAAGAGCATGGTTCAACTAGGGTATCGCTCGTTAATTCTGTGCCTGCAAACCGTGATTTTGTCCTGCAGTGGCGCTTAAAACAAGGCCAGAGTCCACTCGCTTGGGTGTTTAACCAAAGGGGGAAAACCCACCACAATGAAAGTGATGTTTTGCCCCAAGGGGCTGGGAATACCATCGAAGACAGTTACAGCTTAGTCATGGTGTTACCGCCTAAGGCGGATAAGCATTCCCAGATGCGTCTGCCCCGTGAGTTAATTTTAGTGATAGATACCTCGGGCTCGATGGCGGGGGATCCCATAGTGCAGGCGAAAAATGCACTCTTATATGCCCTAAACGGATTAACAGCCCAGGACAGTTTTAACATCATCGAATTTAACTCCCAGATGTCACAGTTATCATCGGCATCACTTTCGGCTACCTCGTCGAACTTAGCCCGTGCCCGTCAATTTGTTAACCGCCTACAGGCCGATGGTGGCACCGAAATGGCGTTGGCGCTGAAGGCGGCATTGGCGACAAATGATCAAAATGTTACTCAAGAAACGCAATTCCTACGGCAAGTGATCTTTATGACCGATGGCTCGGTGGGCAATGAACAAGCCCTATTTGATTTAATCCGTTATCAAATCGGCGATAGCCGCTTGTTTACCGTGGGCATTGGCTCGGCGCCTAATTCGCATTTTATGCAAAGGGCGGCGGAACTGGGTCGCGGCACTTTTACCTATATTGGCAAAGTAGAGGAGGTCGACCAAAAGATCAGCGAACTACTGAATAAAATCCAGTACCCAGTATTAACCGATATTCATGTGCGTTTTGACGATGGCAATATCCCCGATTATTGGCCATCAACCATCCCCGATCTTTATCAAGGTGAGCCTGTGCTCATCAGCCTTAAGCGTAGTGAACGCGAGTCTAAGGGGTTAGTGATCACGGGCCGTCAAGGGCATAAAAACTGGCAGCAATCCCTGTCATTAATGGATAACTTGGCGGCGATCCCCGATCAGAATGCCGGTTTAGATTTACTCTGGGCCAGAAAGCAGATCGCGGCACTGGAGCTAAGTAAGAACGGTGCCAACGATGATAGGGTCAAGCAGCAGATCATCGCCTTATCCCTCAATTATCATTTAGTCAGCGCCTATACCAGTTTAGTGGCCGTGGATTTGACGCCAATTGAGTCCAATGCCATGGGCCGTGATGCGGTTGTACGCCAGCATTTGCCCTTAGGTTGGCAGCCATTGGGCATACTGCCACAGACGGCGACTGCAAGCCGCCTCGATATATTACTCGGTGCGATAAGCTTATTTATCGCCCTGTTGCTCGCCGCCTCCATGCTGAAGCAACGTCGGGTGGAGAGGGCAAACCTGCTCGCACTTAAGACTAAGCCACTAGTGTGA
- a CDS encoding class GN sortase has translation MRWQQAQRWLFVGCLLLGGTLLGKGLYMQAKAHFAQYLIEQAWTKTLEDGQSHKPWSWADTYPVAKLSFQQHSQVSHFDRIASNDSLYVLAGASGRNLAFGPGLVLSSARAGDSGNTVIAGHRDTHFSILKGMTIGRQLSLQTASGKDILYQVVATEVVHESQTEFMAPSHDDRLTLITCYPFDALEGGAELRFVVQAIPVTQTLLTLK, from the coding sequence ATGCGGTGGCAGCAAGCACAGCGGTGGTTGTTCGTCGGATGTCTATTACTCGGCGGCACTTTGTTAGGAAAAGGACTCTATATGCAAGCTAAAGCACACTTTGCCCAGTATTTGATTGAACAGGCCTGGACTAAAACCTTAGAGGATGGTCAATCCCATAAGCCTTGGTCATGGGCGGATACTTATCCGGTGGCGAAATTATCGTTTCAGCAACATAGCCAAGTGAGCCATTTTGATCGAATCGCCTCAAACGATAGCCTCTATGTACTTGCTGGCGCATCGGGGCGCAACTTAGCCTTTGGCCCGGGTTTAGTGTTATCGAGCGCGAGGGCGGGGGACTCGGGTAATACTGTGATTGCCGGGCACAGGGACACACATTTTTCGATTTTAAAGGGCATGACAATCGGTCGACAATTATCACTGCAAACTGCATCGGGAAAGGACATCCTTTATCAAGTGGTGGCAACAGAGGTTGTACATGAATCCCAAACCGAATTTATGGCGCCCAGTCACGACGACCGATTAACCCTCATCACTTGCTATCCCTTCGATGCACTCGAAGGTGGGGCTGAACTGAGATTTGTGGTGCAGGCGATCCCTGTAACACAGACGCTATTAACGCTGAAGTAA
- a CDS encoding GGDEF domain-containing protein — MSRELLQTAALNLKKAVPLMLKHKIPTTPINYALWYTYVGEQNPALNQQLDTVIAHYNTCPPVSSELLYRQYVADPLELDVREMRQSIEAMVTELSQSLKDTNLDANEFQSRIDSNFAKLNRIEEESFSVEQVLELVRNLVKESDNIRTSTAFFTGQLQKAQTEIDALKLKLEQTEKDVLYDALTGCLNRRAFDTDFSGMLTQAPEGTCVILADIDHFKSFNDNYGHQLGDQVLRAVAKRLQEACRDGIKLYRFGGEEFAIIVPKSQLRIARQLAEAMRRGLEKLSLKDRRKDERIDNITASFGVAQWQDKQTGIQLIEKADKLLYEAKRLGRNRVMPISN, encoded by the coding sequence ATGTCACGAGAATTATTGCAAACCGCGGCGCTGAATCTTAAAAAAGCGGTTCCGTTAATGCTCAAACATAAAATCCCCACCACGCCTATCAATTATGCACTCTGGTATACCTATGTAGGCGAGCAAAATCCCGCATTGAATCAGCAATTAGATACTGTGATTGCCCATTACAACACTTGTCCACCTGTGAGCAGCGAACTGCTCTATCGCCAATATGTTGCCGATCCCCTTGAGTTAGATGTGCGCGAAATGCGTCAAAGCATAGAGGCCATGGTGACAGAGCTTTCCCAATCCCTCAAAGACACCAATCTGGATGCCAACGAGTTTCAATCCCGCATAGACAGCAACTTCGCCAAACTCAATCGTATCGAAGAAGAGTCCTTCAGCGTCGAGCAAGTGTTGGAACTCGTCCGCAATTTAGTCAAAGAGTCCGACAATATCCGCACGAGTACGGCATTTTTTACCGGGCAACTGCAAAAGGCACAAACTGAAATTGATGCTCTGAAGCTGAAACTCGAGCAAACCGAGAAAGATGTCCTTTACGATGCCTTGACTGGCTGTTTGAATCGGCGCGCCTTCGATACCGATTTCAGTGGCATGTTAACCCAAGCGCCCGAAGGCACTTGTGTTATTTTGGCCGATATCGACCACTTTAAATCTTTTAATGATAACTATGGCCACCAGCTGGGGGATCAAGTCCTACGTGCCGTTGCTAAACGGCTGCAGGAGGCCTGTCGAGATGGGATTAAGTTATACCGATTTGGCGGAGAAGAATTTGCCATTATAGTGCCGAAGAGCCAATTACGGATCGCCAGACAACTCGCCGAGGCCATGCGCCGTGGGCTCGAAAAACTCAGCCTTAAGGATAGAAGAAAAGACGAGCGTATCGATAATATCACCGCATCCTTTGGTGTTGCCCAGTGGCAAGATAAGCAAACTGGTATTCAACTTATTGAAAAAGCTGATAAGTTACTTTACGAAGCCAAACGTCTTGGCCGTAATCGGGTTATGCCGATCAGTAACTAA
- a CDS encoding M28 family metallopeptidase, with protein MIITWEKVVKNFILAGALGTLLSLPAIAAQSFVDTLDLTQYRTDVKTLASDAFGGRAPLSEGEQLTIAYLEKAFKEMGLKPGFGDSYLQPVPLAKISADQQMQLDIGGLKFANGSEFTARTQRVVDKVSLTNSDLVFVGYGINAPEYHWNDYQGIDVKGKTVIVLVNDPGFATQDPLVFKGNAMTYYGRWTYKYEEAARQGAEAVFIVHETAPAAYGWGVVQNSNTGTKFTLVDGNNNLGQVGVMGWVQHDVAQKIFAKAGMDFDTLKLQAAKSNFKAQPLKLQAQLTLKNSIERAESHNVAAILPGETRADEVVMMHAHWDHLGTVMEDGKPEILNGAVDNASGVAGVLALARYFKQQAQTAPLARSILFSAFTAEETGLIGAQHFAQHPSVPNKNIVAFLNIDGMNMNQGVDYILRYGEGVSELEHYLDTAAKAQGRVVKADPRPQNGLMFRSDHFALAQQGVPGLLFMSLGDTDPDYIAHKYHQGADDYDPNWSLAGVSQDLDLIASILTALANSTDWPRWLESSDFKAKREQDGRN; from the coding sequence ATGATAATAACTTGGGAGAAAGTCGTGAAAAATTTCATCCTAGCCGGTGCCTTAGGTACTTTGCTGTCCCTGCCTGCCATTGCTGCGCAATCCTTTGTGGATACTCTTGATCTGACGCAGTATCGCACCGACGTGAAAACCTTAGCCAGTGATGCCTTCGGTGGCCGAGCGCCGCTATCGGAAGGCGAGCAACTGACGATTGCCTACCTTGAAAAAGCCTTTAAAGAGATGGGGCTGAAACCGGGTTTTGGCGATAGCTATTTACAGCCAGTGCCACTGGCTAAAATCAGTGCCGATCAACAAATGCAGCTCGACATCGGGGGGCTTAAATTTGCTAACGGCAGTGAGTTTACCGCCAGAACCCAAAGGGTTGTCGATAAGGTTTCCCTGACCAATAGTGACCTAGTGTTTGTCGGCTATGGTATCAATGCCCCCGAATACCATTGGAACGATTATCAAGGCATAGATGTAAAAGGTAAAACCGTCATAGTGTTAGTCAATGATCCAGGGTTTGCGACTCAAGACCCCTTGGTTTTCAAAGGCAATGCCATGACCTATTACGGCCGTTGGACCTACAAGTATGAAGAGGCTGCTCGTCAGGGCGCCGAAGCGGTCTTTATCGTGCATGAAACGGCTCCCGCCGCCTATGGCTGGGGTGTAGTGCAAAATTCAAATACGGGCACTAAATTCACGTTGGTCGATGGTAATAATAACCTAGGGCAAGTGGGAGTGATGGGCTGGGTGCAACATGATGTCGCGCAAAAAATCTTCGCCAAGGCGGGGATGGATTTCGATACGTTAAAGCTACAGGCCGCTAAGTCAAACTTTAAGGCACAACCTTTAAAATTACAGGCACAGCTGACCTTAAAAAACAGTATTGAACGTGCAGAATCCCATAACGTAGCCGCTATTTTACCTGGTGAGACGCGCGCCGATGAGGTGGTGATGATGCATGCCCACTGGGATCACTTAGGCACAGTGATGGAAGACGGAAAACCAGAGATCTTAAATGGCGCCGTAGATAACGCCAGTGGGGTGGCGGGTGTCTTAGCCTTGGCGCGTTATTTTAAGCAACAAGCACAGACAGCGCCATTAGCGCGGTCGATACTATTTAGTGCCTTTACCGCCGAAGAAACGGGCCTGATTGGTGCCCAGCATTTTGCACAACATCCCAGTGTGCCCAACAAAAATATAGTCGCCTTTTTAAATATTGATGGCATGAATATGAATCAAGGTGTTGATTATATTCTACGTTATGGCGAAGGTGTTTCTGAGTTAGAGCATTATTTAGACACAGCGGCGAAGGCCCAAGGTCGTGTGGTCAAAGCGGACCCTAGGCCACAAAATGGTTTGATGTTTAGATCAGATCATTTTGCCTTGGCCCAGCAAGGCGTGCCCGGTCTGTTGTTTATGAGTCTTGGGGATACAGATCCCGATTATATTGCCCATAAATATCACCAAGGTGCGGACGATTATGATCCCAATTGGTCATTGGCGGGGGTTAGTCAAGACCTTGATTTGATAGCCAGTATATTAACAGCACTCGCCAATAGTACAGATTGGCCCCGTTGGTTAGAGTCGTCTGATTTTAAGGCTAAACGTGAGCAAGATGGTCGCAACTAG
- a CDS encoding ATP-grasp domain-containing protein: MRGWILYKETATQLKPEWYEIERLLAAAKADNIELEVYAPDEFDLTVTREDNKSILLNGQPVELPDFIIPRMGSGTTYFALAIIRHLERLGVYCLNPSKAIEIVKDKLFSQQLLAEKNLPTPKTMLVKFPVDIELVERHLGFPVVIKTLSGSQGSGVFLSHKAREFDDLMQLIEATNKNANIILQEFIANSHGRDLRVFTIGGRVAGCYERRGQEDSFKANVSAGGSARPFEITPEIEWLATQTANILDLDVAGIDLLFDNGHYKICEANSSPGFEGLESCLNVDIAAQILHFIRIRLGMFNKDEPSSPKVMTDTLSSSDLGDQATRDKVNPSIKS, encoded by the coding sequence ATGCGTGGGTGGATTTTATATAAAGAAACCGCGACTCAGCTAAAACCTGAATGGTATGAAATTGAACGCCTATTGGCGGCTGCCAAAGCCGACAATATTGAATTAGAAGTTTATGCTCCGGATGAGTTTGATCTCACCGTGACGAGAGAAGACAACAAGAGTATTTTGTTAAACGGACAACCCGTTGAATTACCAGATTTTATCATTCCACGTATGGGTTCTGGCACCACCTATTTCGCCCTTGCGATTATTCGTCATTTAGAGCGTTTAGGGGTGTATTGCCTCAACCCCTCTAAGGCCATTGAGATAGTCAAAGACAAACTGTTCTCCCAGCAACTGTTGGCCGAGAAAAATTTGCCGACCCCTAAGACTATGTTGGTTAAATTCCCGGTCGATATCGAACTGGTTGAACGCCATTTGGGATTCCCCGTGGTGATCAAAACCCTGTCGGGCTCACAGGGCAGCGGCGTGTTTTTATCCCATAAAGCCCGTGAATTTGATGATTTAATGCAGTTAATTGAGGCAACCAATAAAAATGCCAATATTATCTTGCAGGAATTTATCGCCAACAGCCATGGCCGCGACTTGCGGGTCTTTACCATTGGTGGTCGGGTAGCTGGTTGCTATGAAAGACGGGGCCAGGAAGACAGCTTTAAGGCCAATGTGAGTGCAGGTGGTTCGGCGCGCCCCTTTGAGATCACCCCTGAAATTGAATGGCTCGCCACACAAACAGCGAACATTCTCGATCTCGATGTCGCAGGTATCGATCTTCTTTTCGATAACGGCCACTATAAAATTTGTGAGGCCAACTCATCCCCAGGATTCGAAGGATTAGAGTCTTGTTTAAATGTGGATATCGCCGCCCAAATTTTGCACTTTATTCGTATTCGCCTTGGGATGTTCAATAAGGATGAGCCAAGCAGTCCAAAAGTGATGACAGATACGCTGAGCTCTTCAGATCTCGGCGATCAAGCTACCCGTGATAAGGTTAACCCCTCCATTAAAAGCTAA